One region of Aeromicrobium sp. Sec7.5 genomic DNA includes:
- a CDS encoding MMPL family transporter, whose product MAWNLYRLGRWSFRHRLRVIGVWVLLLALGGAGALFLSGQTDDSFQLPDTESSQAFDLIKERTDVQADGAIARIVVSSDDGGALDQGVVTGALEQVRTDHVASVTDPFTTGTVSEDGTTAYATVSYDRTGPELDAADRDALDDAVAELEDAGLTAAVGGDAAETPALSHLSEVIGIAIALVVLAITFGSLVAAGMPLLTAVVGVGLGIMGVFTLTGFLDLSSVTPALASMLGLAVGIDYALFIMSRFKHEVGQGRDLEDAAGVAVGTAGSAVVFAGLTVIIALAGLSVCGISFLTQMGLAGAATVAIAVVVALTLLPALLALVGKRITSGHVPGLHDIEPGAHERTAGHRWVQLVTRHRVPTLVLGIAGAIALSIPVASMELALPDDGSRPADSSPRQAFDLIAENFGAGANGPLTVVVDTAGADDPVGAVDAAIAQIAMIDRDVAAVVPPVTDPSDATAVATFQAQLEQVRFATVTVVPESGPSAEETKQLVRDIRTGLSGLESDTGAVPYVTGQTAAGVDIAETLSDAFPVYLAVVVGLAFVLLVLVFRSVLVPLKAVVGFLGSVGVSLGATVAVFQWGWLSNLIGIDTESPVVFILPLLLTGILFGLAMDYEVFLVSRMREEFVHGRGAHESVVTGFTHSARVVTAAALIMTGVFAGFALGDDIIIKTIGFSLAVGVIVDAFLIRMTLVPALMSLVGRPMWWLPRWLDRALPNVDIEGESLARELDRPGMADAPAR is encoded by the coding sequence ATGGCCTGGAACCTGTACCGCCTCGGACGCTGGAGCTTCCGGCACCGCTTGCGCGTCATCGGCGTCTGGGTCCTGCTCCTGGCCCTCGGTGGCGCGGGCGCACTCTTCCTGTCGGGCCAGACCGACGACTCCTTCCAGCTGCCGGACACCGAGTCCAGCCAGGCCTTCGACCTCATCAAGGAGCGCACCGACGTCCAGGCCGACGGCGCGATCGCCCGGATCGTGGTGTCGAGCGACGACGGGGGAGCGCTGGACCAGGGCGTCGTGACCGGCGCACTCGAGCAGGTCCGGACCGACCACGTCGCCTCCGTCACCGATCCGTTCACGACGGGCACGGTCTCCGAGGACGGGACCACGGCGTACGCGACCGTCAGCTACGACCGCACGGGCCCGGAGCTCGACGCGGCCGACCGTGACGCGCTCGACGACGCGGTGGCCGAGCTCGAGGACGCCGGCCTGACCGCCGCGGTCGGCGGAGACGCCGCAGAGACGCCCGCCCTGAGTCACCTCTCGGAGGTCATCGGCATCGCGATCGCGTTGGTCGTGCTGGCGATCACGTTCGGCTCGCTGGTCGCGGCCGGGATGCCTCTCCTCACGGCGGTCGTCGGCGTGGGCCTGGGCATCATGGGCGTGTTCACGCTGACCGGGTTCCTCGACCTGTCCTCGGTCACCCCGGCACTCGCGAGCATGCTCGGCCTGGCCGTGGGGATCGACTACGCCCTGTTCATCATGTCGCGCTTCAAGCACGAGGTCGGTCAGGGACGCGACCTCGAGGACGCCGCCGGGGTGGCCGTCGGCACCGCCGGATCGGCCGTCGTGTTCGCGGGCCTGACCGTCATTATCGCGCTCGCCGGGCTGTCGGTCTGCGGGATCTCGTTCCTGACGCAGATGGGTCTCGCGGGGGCCGCCACGGTGGCGATCGCGGTGGTCGTGGCCCTCACGCTGCTGCCCGCCCTGCTGGCGCTCGTCGGCAAGCGGATCACCTCGGGCCACGTCCCCGGCCTCCACGACATCGAGCCCGGCGCGCACGAGCGCACGGCCGGCCACCGCTGGGTCCAGCTCGTGACGCGCCACCGCGTCCCGACCCTCGTGCTCGGGATCGCCGGCGCGATCGCCCTGTCGATCCCCGTCGCGTCGATGGAGCTCGCGCTGCCCGACGACGGCTCCCGCCCGGCCGACAGCTCCCCGCGCCAGGCCTTCGACCTGATCGCCGAAAACTTCGGCGCCGGGGCCAACGGCCCACTGACGGTCGTGGTCGACACCGCTGGCGCCGACGATCCCGTGGGTGCGGTCGACGCCGCCATCGCGCAGATCGCCATGATCGACCGGGACGTCGCGGCCGTGGTGCCCCCCGTGACCGATCCCAGCGACGCCACGGCGGTCGCGACGTTCCAGGCCCAGCTCGAGCAGGTGCGGTTCGCCACCGTCACCGTCGTCCCCGAGAGCGGACCGTCGGCGGAGGAGACCAAGCAGCTCGTGCGCGACATCCGCACGGGCCTGTCCGGCCTGGAGTCCGACACCGGCGCCGTCCCCTACGTGACCGGACAGACCGCTGCGGGTGTCGACATCGCCGAGACCCTCAGCGACGCGTTCCCGGTCTACCTGGCCGTGGTCGTCGGGCTGGCCTTCGTGCTGCTCGTGCTGGTCTTCCGGTCGGTGCTGGTGCCCCTGAAGGCCGTCGTGGGCTTCCTGGGCTCGGTCGGCGTCTCGCTCGGCGCCACCGTCGCCGTGTTCCAGTGGGGCTGGCTGAGCAACCTGATCGGCATCGACACCGAGTCACCGGTCGTGTTCATCCTCCCGCTGCTGCTGACCGGCATCCTGTTCGGCCTGGCGATGGACTACGAGGTGTTCCTCGTCTCGCGCATGCGCGAGGAGTTCGTCCACGGGCGCGGCGCGCACGAGTCCGTCGTGACCGGCTTCACCCACAGCGCCCGCGTCGTCACGGCTGCGGCCCTGATCATGACCGGCGTGTTCGCAGGCTTCGCACTCGGTGACGACATCATCATCAAGACGATCGGCTTCTCGCTGGCCGTGGGCGTGATCGTCGATGCCTTCCTGATCCGCATGACGCTCGTCCCCGCGCTGATGTCCCTCGTGGGCCGGCCCATGTGGTGGTTGCCACGCTGGCTGGACCGGGCCCTGCCGAACGTCGACATCGAGGGCGAGTCGCTCGCGCGCGAGCTCGACAGGCCGGGAATGGCTGACGCTCCTGCGCGTTGA
- a CDS encoding LLM class flavin-dependent oxidoreductase, whose translation MKKIGFLSFGHWSDTPHSQTRSASDVLLQSIDLAVAAEELGADGAYFRVHHFARQLASPFPLLAAVGARTSRIEIGTGVIDMRYENPLYMAEDAGAADLISGGRLQLGISRGSPEQVVDGYRYFGYAPAEGSTDADLARTHADVFLQVIQGGGFAEPSPRPMFPNPPGLLPIEPQSPGLRERIWWGAGSRATAEWTAEQGMNLMSSTLLTEDTGVPFHELQAEQIQMFHDAWKTAGHERAPRTSVSRSIFPIVDERDRAYFGGSGGTDQVGYIDGGVARFGKTYAAEPDRLIEQLREDSAVAAADTLLLTVPNQLGVDYNAHVLESLLTHVAPALGWR comes from the coding sequence GTGAAGAAGATCGGTTTCCTGTCCTTCGGCCACTGGTCCGACACGCCCCACTCCCAGACACGTTCGGCCTCCGACGTCCTGCTGCAGTCGATCGACCTCGCGGTAGCCGCGGAGGAGCTCGGTGCCGACGGCGCGTACTTCCGGGTGCATCACTTCGCTCGCCAGCTTGCGTCGCCGTTCCCGCTGCTCGCCGCCGTGGGAGCCCGGACGTCGCGCATCGAGATCGGCACCGGCGTGATCGACATGCGGTACGAGAACCCGCTCTACATGGCCGAGGACGCCGGGGCAGCTGACCTCATCTCCGGCGGCCGGCTGCAGCTCGGCATCAGCCGGGGGTCACCGGAGCAGGTCGTCGACGGCTACCGCTACTTCGGCTACGCGCCCGCGGAAGGCTCGACCGACGCCGACCTCGCGCGCACCCACGCCGACGTGTTCCTGCAGGTCATCCAGGGTGGCGGCTTCGCCGAGCCGAGCCCGCGACCCATGTTCCCGAACCCGCCGGGCCTGCTGCCCATCGAGCCACAGTCTCCCGGGCTGCGCGAGCGCATCTGGTGGGGTGCCGGCAGCCGAGCCACCGCCGAGTGGACCGCCGAGCAGGGCATGAACCTGATGAGCTCCACCCTGCTCACCGAGGACACCGGTGTGCCGTTCCACGAGCTGCAGGCCGAGCAGATCCAGATGTTCCACGACGCCTGGAAGACGGCCGGCCACGAGCGGGCGCCGCGCACCTCGGTCAGTCGGAGCATCTTCCCGATCGTCGACGAGCGCGACCGCGCCTACTTCGGCGGGTCGGGCGGCACCGACCAAGTCGGCTACATCGACGGGGGAGTGGCGCGCTTCGGCAAGACCTATGCGGCCGAGCCCGATCGTCTGATCGAGCAGCTCCGTGAGGACTCGGCGGTCGCCGCGGCCGACACGCTGCTGCTGACGGTGCCGAACCAGCTGGGCGTCGACTACAACGCCCACGTGCTCGAGTCGCTGCTCACGCACGTGGCTCCCGCCCTCGGCTGGCGCTAG
- a CDS encoding dihydrofolate reductase family protein, with amino-acid sequence MGLITYSINVTLDGCVDHEAGIADDETHALFTRLMDEAGAMLWGRTTYELMEGYWPLVARGEVDAPPAIREWAEKLEAKPKYVVSTTRSDFPWTGSHHLQGDLRTAVQELKDRTPDGVLLGSVALATELDRLDLIDEYLFLVHPRIAGHGPTLHQGGLPSIRRLDLVSADPLSNGAIAVRYRRAD; translated from the coding sequence ATGGGCCTAATCACCTACAGCATCAACGTCACCCTCGACGGGTGTGTCGACCACGAGGCGGGCATCGCCGACGACGAGACGCATGCGCTCTTCACCCGTCTGATGGACGAGGCCGGCGCGATGCTCTGGGGTCGCACGACCTACGAGCTGATGGAGGGCTACTGGCCCCTGGTCGCCCGTGGCGAGGTCGACGCTCCCCCGGCGATCCGCGAGTGGGCCGAGAAGCTGGAGGCCAAGCCCAAGTACGTCGTGTCGACCACGCGCAGCGACTTCCCCTGGACGGGCAGCCACCACCTCCAGGGCGATCTCCGCACCGCCGTGCAGGAGCTCAAGGACAGGACTCCGGACGGCGTGCTGCTCGGGAGCGTCGCGCTGGCGACCGAGCTGGACCGGCTGGACCTCATCGACGAGTACCTGTTCCTCGTGCACCCCCGGATCGCCGGGCACGGGCCCACCCTCCACCAGGGTGGCCTGCCCAGCATCCGGCGTCTCGACCTCGTGTCAGCGGATCCGCTGAGCAACGGCGCGATCGCCGTGCGCTACCGACGGGCCGACTAG
- a CDS encoding class I SAM-dependent methyltransferase translates to MTIDRVREAYSRRAAEYVEVVGRIEHAAETDRAAILAWARSVDGPILDVGCGPGQWTSFLHEAGVDVEGIDPVETFLEDARRRYPTARFRLGRAEALGVPEQSLGGVLAWFSLIHTDPAGIDGAVREMALRLRVGGSLAIGFFDGPAREPFDHAVVTAYYWSVDALTEVVETAGLTVTSAQTRHDPPARPQGLLVAQKIT, encoded by the coding sequence GTGACGATCGACCGGGTGCGGGAGGCGTACTCCCGCCGTGCCGCGGAGTACGTCGAGGTCGTCGGTCGGATCGAGCACGCCGCTGAGACGGATCGCGCGGCGATCCTCGCGTGGGCACGTTCCGTCGACGGCCCGATCCTCGACGTCGGGTGTGGGCCGGGTCAGTGGACGAGCTTCCTGCACGAGGCCGGGGTGGACGTGGAGGGCATCGATCCGGTCGAGACGTTCCTCGAGGACGCGCGCAGGCGGTATCCCACGGCGCGCTTCCGACTCGGTCGAGCCGAGGCCCTGGGCGTGCCGGAGCAGAGCCTCGGCGGCGTCCTGGCGTGGTTCTCGCTCATCCACACTGACCCCGCCGGGATCGACGGGGCGGTCCGCGAGATGGCCCTGCGCCTCCGGGTGGGCGGGAGCCTCGCCATCGGGTTCTTTGACGGGCCGGCGCGCGAGCCCTTCGACCACGCCGTGGTGACGGCCTACTACTGGTCCGTCGACGCCCTGACCGAGGTCGTGGAGACGGCCGGGCTGACCGTCACCAGCGCGCAGACGCGTCACGACCCGCCTGCGCGGCCCCAAGGCCTACTCGTCGCGCAGAAGATCACCTAG
- a CDS encoding HNH endonuclease signature motif containing protein encodes MPSSSFPTLRDLRRVTRERAKAEAAEWAAMVGYRDGALTRLRRDATPMRQMLEGSAVTLQIASETGMSEGQVVNRLAAADRVIEHAPKVWAAFGRGHLDAGRVREISLTIEKLERDDSRQRLDDEAVPYARTHTVAELRRWLRRFVARVEADLTHERAETERAKRHVRVEHTDDGMAWLQAYLPSHQAAAIETRLERLAKTHQSTDKADGIKRSHAQRRADLLVHVLTSAPTDHLPGTPGLRCDIAVTIDAAVLTGAVEGPVEAADGSWQVPTDWLLESAFAGEAFWHRMLLDPITADVLAHEYKGYSPPDILRRALTFRSGVCTTPGCLVPADKCELDHHVPWPEGPTRGSNLRWRCKPHHAYKGHDITPALLDHLRDTGPGRALTIELKLDDAA; translated from the coding sequence CGACCTGCGTCGCGTCACGCGGGAGCGGGCGAAGGCGGAGGCTGCGGAGTGGGCGGCGATGGTCGGGTACCGCGATGGTGCGCTGACCCGGTTGCGCCGTGATGCCACGCCGATGCGGCAGATGCTGGAGGGCTCGGCCGTCACCCTGCAGATCGCGTCCGAGACGGGAATGTCGGAAGGGCAGGTCGTCAACCGTCTTGCTGCGGCCGATCGGGTCATCGAGCACGCGCCGAAGGTCTGGGCCGCGTTCGGTCGCGGACACCTCGACGCCGGCCGGGTGCGGGAGATCTCGTTGACGATCGAGAAGCTCGAGCGCGACGACTCACGCCAACGCCTCGACGACGAAGCCGTCCCCTATGCCCGCACCCACACCGTGGCCGAGCTGCGCCGCTGGTTGCGCCGGTTCGTCGCGCGGGTCGAGGCCGACCTGACCCACGAGCGCGCCGAGACCGAACGGGCCAAGCGGCACGTGCGGGTCGAGCACACCGACGACGGCATGGCCTGGTTGCAGGCCTACCTGCCCTCGCACCAGGCCGCAGCGATCGAGACCCGCCTCGAACGACTCGCCAAGACCCACCAAAGCACCGACAAGGCCGACGGCATCAAGCGGTCGCACGCGCAACGCCGCGCCGATCTGCTGGTCCACGTGCTGACCTCGGCCCCGACCGACCACCTGCCCGGCACCCCCGGCCTGCGGTGCGACATCGCGGTCACGATCGACGCCGCCGTCCTCACCGGCGCCGTCGAGGGACCGGTCGAGGCCGCTGACGGGTCCTGGCAGGTGCCCACCGACTGGCTCCTGGAGTCAGCGTTCGCCGGCGAGGCGTTCTGGCACCGCATGCTGTTGGATCCCATCACCGCCGACGTCCTGGCCCACGAGTACAAGGGCTACAGCCCACCCGACATCCTCCGGCGGGCCCTGACCTTCAGATCAGGGGTATGCACCACACCCGGATGCCTCGTCCCCGCCGACAAGTGCGAGCTCGACCATCACGTTCCGTGGCCCGAAGGGCCGACCCGGGGCAGCAACCTGCGATGGCGATGCAAACCGCACCACGCCTACAAAGGCCACGACATCACACCCGCACTCCTGGACCACCTCCGCGACACCGGACCCGGACGCGCCCTCACGATCGAGCTCAAGCTCGACGACGCCGCCTAG